The window AAGCAGCGAAGCATGACTCTGGCGAAACGCCGCGACACTCGCCGCATCTTCGGTGTCGAGACGGCTGCCGTCAGCCAGCACCAGGCGAATGCCGGCCAGCGTGTGGTAGGTGTTCTGCGCGGTGCCGCAGCACATGCCGCTGGCATTGTTGGCAACGATGCCGCCGATTTTGCAGGCGTTGATCGAGGCCGGGTCCGGGCCGATCTTGCGCCCAAAAGGCGCCAGCCAAGCGTTGGCCTGCGCGCCGATCACGCCCGGTTGCAGGCGGATTTGCGTGCCTTGGCCGCGGATCTCGCGACCGTTCCAGTTATCCCCAAGCACGATCAGCACCGAGTCGCTGATGGCTTGGCCGGACAGGCTGGTGCCGGCAGCGCGGAAGGTCACCGGGACCTGATCCCGTTGCGCCAGTTTGAGCAGCGCGACCACTTCGTCTTCGGACTCGACGCGGATCACCAGTTTCGGAATCAGCCGATAAAAACTGGCGTCGGTGCCGAAGGCCAATGTCGACAGCGGGTCGTCGAAACGTCGCTCTTGAGGGATCAGTTGCTGCGCATCGCGCAGGAAAGCCGCGGGTAGACTCATTGGTCCTCCAGAATCAAAACCACCAGGTCTTTCGGGCCGTGCGCGCCGTAGGCCAGGACTTGCTCGATGTCAGCGGTTTTCGACGGACCGGACACCAGCAAGGCGTTGGTGGGCATGCCTTGGGCCCAGTTGAATTCCTGTTGCACCTGATAGAAGTTGTCGCGGATTTCACTGGCCTTGAGCAGGGCAAAATGCACCGGCGGTACCAGGCTCATCAGGCGCGGTTCTTCCCGCGTCGGCCAGAGAATCAGGCTACCTGTCGCGGCAATGGCGCCGAGGGTGGTGGTCAGGCTGGCTGGGGTGTCGTTGAACAGCTCGGCTTTCCATACTTCAACCGGGCGGACGTAGGACTTGAGTGTCGGCAGACCCGGATTGTTCGCCCAGTGTTGAGTGACACGTTGCCCATGAGGCGTCGTCGGTGCGATCAACAGACTCGGCAATTGGCGGTCCCACAGCAACTGTGCGAGCAGCGCCGGCCAATCTGCGCCGGACGTCAGATGGATTTCGGTGTGCACCGCTTCCATCAGCTTGCGCAGTTGCGGGATGCGTTGTTCGGCGGTGTAGGTATAAGGCGCAGTCACCAGCTCGACGTCGAATTCATCGGGCACGGGCGTGGTGCCTGTCAGACTTTTCCGTAACTTGGCGAGGATGTTTTGCTTGGCGCTCATCAACGATCTCCCTGTTTGGCCAGATGCTCGCGGGCCATGTCATGCAGTGAGCGGGCAGCGGGTTTCGGTGCGCTGTGGTTTTGCGTCCACGGGCCAACATTACTCGGTGCCAGGGCGCGCAGCCGTGTGGCGAAAAAGCCGAACAGACGATACAGCGTCGGCGAGCTGTTGAGCCTGGCCCAGGCGTTCCAGATAAAACGTTCCTTGCGCGAATACTTGCTGCCCTGGCCGCGCATGACTTGATGCGGACTGTCCGGGGCTTTGACGTTCTCTTCCCGCAGGCGACGCAGCAGGGCCGGGATCGGAATTTTTACCGGGCACACTTCACCGCAAGCACCGCACAGCGACGACGCGCTCGGATGGTCCGGGACGTTCGCCAGGCCGACCATGTGCGGGGTGATGATTTTTCCGATAGGCCCAGGGTAAACCTCCCCATAGGCGTGACCGCCGATTCGAGTGTAGACCGGGCAATGATTCATACACGCGCCGCAGCGGATGCAGTTCAGGGTCTGGCGCAATTCACTGTCGGCGAAGGCCTGACTGCGACCGTTGTCGAGCAATACCAGGTGCACTTCCTGAGGGCCGTCGA is drawn from Pseudomonas sp. 31-12 and contains these coding sequences:
- a CDS encoding lactate utilization protein, whose amino-acid sequence is MSAKQNILAKLRKSLTGTTPVPDEFDVELVTAPYTYTAEQRIPQLRKLMEAVHTEIHLTSGADWPALLAQLLWDRQLPSLLIAPTTPHGQRVTQHWANNPGLPTLKSYVRPVEVWKAELFNDTPASLTTTLGAIAATGSLILWPTREEPRLMSLVPPVHFALLKASEIRDNFYQVQQEFNWAQGMPTNALLVSGPSKTADIEQVLAYGAHGPKDLVVLILEDQ